A genomic window from Sphingomonas taxi includes:
- the spt gene encoding serine palmitoyltransferase translates to MTETGLQSETLDLDPAPVAPERDLMSKFDSLIAERKALIDTGVTDPFAIVMEQVKSPTEAVIAGRDTILLGTYNYMGMTFDPDVIAAGHAALDRFGSGTNGSRMLNGTFRDHMEAEQALRDFYGTSGAIVFSTGYMANLGMISTLVGKGEYVILDADSHASIYDGCKQGNAEIVRFRHNSVEDLDKRLGRLPKEAGKLVVLEGVYSMLGDVAPLREMVAVAKKHDAMVLSDEAHSMGFYGPNGRGVYEDQGLEADVDFVVGTFSKSVGTVGGFCVSNHPKFEAIRLACRAYIFTASLPPSVVATAAASIRKLMTAHDKRAQLWANARQLHGGLKAMGFRLGTEAPDSAIVAVILDDQEQAVTMWQGLLHGGVYVNMARPPATPAGTFLLRCSLCAEHSAAQLDAVLAAFRAAGQAVGAIG, encoded by the coding sequence ATGACCGAGACCGGCCTGCAGTCCGAAACGCTCGATCTCGATCCCGCCCCGGTCGCGCCCGAGCGCGACCTGATGAGCAAGTTCGATTCGCTGATCGCCGAGCGCAAGGCGCTGATCGACACCGGCGTCACCGATCCCTTCGCGATCGTCATGGAGCAGGTGAAGAGCCCGACCGAGGCGGTGATCGCCGGCCGCGACACGATCCTGCTGGGCACCTACAATTACATGGGGATGACGTTCGACCCCGACGTCATCGCCGCCGGCCATGCCGCGCTCGACCGGTTCGGCTCGGGCACCAACGGCAGCCGCATGCTCAACGGCACCTTCCGCGACCATATGGAAGCGGAACAGGCGCTGCGCGACTTCTACGGCACCAGCGGCGCGATCGTCTTCTCGACCGGCTATATGGCCAATCTCGGCATGATCTCGACGCTCGTCGGCAAGGGTGAATATGTCATCCTCGACGCCGACAGCCACGCCTCGATCTACGACGGCTGCAAGCAGGGCAATGCCGAGATCGTCCGCTTCCGCCACAACAGCGTCGAGGATCTCGACAAAAGGCTCGGCCGCCTGCCCAAGGAGGCGGGCAAGCTCGTCGTGCTGGAAGGCGTCTACTCGATGCTCGGCGACGTCGCGCCGCTGCGCGAGATGGTCGCGGTCGCCAAGAAGCACGATGCGATGGTGCTGAGCGACGAGGCGCATTCGATGGGCTTCTACGGCCCCAACGGCCGCGGCGTGTATGAGGATCAGGGGCTGGAGGCGGACGTCGATTTCGTCGTCGGCACCTTCTCCAAATCGGTCGGCACCGTCGGCGGGTTCTGCGTGTCGAACCACCCGAAGTTCGAGGCGATCCGCCTCGCCTGCCGCGCCTATATCTTCACCGCCTCGCTGCCGCCGTCGGTGGTCGCGACCGCGGCGGCTTCGATCCGCAAGCTGATGACCGCGCACGACAAGCGCGCGCAGCTCTGGGCGAACGCGCGCCAGCTCCACGGCGGCCTCAAGGCGATGGGCTTCAGGCTCGGCACCGAGGCGCCCGACAGCGCGATCGTCGCGGTGATCCTCGACGACCAGGAACAGGCGGTGACGATGTGGCAGGGGCTGCTGCACGGCGGCGTCTACGTCAACATGGCGCGCCCGCCGGCGACGCCGGCCGGCACCTTCCTGCTGCGCTGCTCGCTGTGCGCCGAACATAGCGCAGCGCAGCTCGACGCGGTGCTCGCCGCCTTCCGCGCCGCGGGGCAGGCCGTGGGCGCGATCGGCTGA
- a CDS encoding acyl carrier protein, with the protein MTDRTQILDTIKAQIEPFNKKGVALTEATTFQGDLEWDSLTVMDFVAAIEDEFEIIITMNMQAEIETVGQLADAVAKLKGDA; encoded by the coding sequence ATGACCGACCGCACCCAGATCCTCGACACGATCAAGGCCCAGATCGAACCGTTCAACAAGAAAGGCGTCGCGCTGACCGAGGCGACCACCTTCCAGGGCGATCTGGAGTGGGACAGCCTGACCGTGATGGACTTCGTCGCGGCGATCGAGGACGAGTTCGAGATCATCATCACGATGAACATGCAGGCGGAGATCGAGACGGTCGGCCAGCTCGCCGATGCCGTCGCCAAGCTGAAGGGCGACGCATGA
- a CDS encoding NAD-dependent epimerase/dehydratase family protein: protein MTTLAITGATGFVGGALLNQALAAGHHVRALTRRPQPGRNDVIWIEGALDRPDSLVALADGADAIVHVAGVVNAPDRVGFVAGNIDGTRAMLAAATAAGVGRFVHVSSLSAREPALSNYGWSKAEAESLVEASPLAWSIVRPSGVYGPGDMEMRDLFRAAKLGLALLPPRGKVSLVAVDDLARLLLTLATHDLPPALYEVDDGHVLTHDEMAQAIGRAVGRRHVLALHLPKAILHLGAKLDKRLRGSGAKLTADRANYLAHSDWTARPALRPPADLWTPSVAPEAGLAATARWYRANGLL from the coding sequence ATGACCACCCTCGCCATCACCGGCGCGACGGGGTTCGTCGGCGGCGCGCTGCTCAATCAGGCGCTCGCCGCCGGCCATCACGTCCGCGCGCTCACCCGCCGGCCGCAACCCGGCCGCAATGACGTCATCTGGATCGAAGGCGCGCTCGACCGTCCCGACAGCCTCGTCGCACTCGCCGATGGCGCGGACGCGATCGTCCATGTCGCCGGCGTGGTGAACGCGCCCGACCGCGTCGGCTTCGTCGCCGGCAATATCGACGGCACGCGTGCGATGCTCGCCGCCGCGACCGCCGCCGGCGTCGGCCGCTTCGTCCACGTCTCGTCGCTCTCCGCACGCGAACCCGCGCTGTCCAACTACGGCTGGTCCAAGGCGGAGGCCGAATCGCTGGTCGAGGCCAGCCCCCTCGCGTGGAGCATCGTCCGCCCGAGCGGCGTATACGGCCCCGGCGACATGGAGATGCGCGACCTGTTCCGCGCCGCGAAGCTCGGCCTCGCGCTGCTGCCGCCGCGCGGCAAGGTATCGCTGGTCGCGGTCGACGATCTCGCCCGCCTGTTGCTGACGCTCGCCACGCACGACCTGCCGCCCGCGCTCTACGAGGTCGACGACGGCCACGTCCTCACCCATGACGAGATGGCGCAGGCGATCGGCCGCGCGGTCGGCCGCCGGCACGTCCTCGCGCTGCACCTGCCCAAGGCGATCCTCCATCTCGGCGCGAAGCTCGACAAGCGCCTGCGCGGATCGGGCGCCAAACTCACCGCCGATCGCGCGAATTATCTCGCCCATTCGGACTGGACCGCCCGCCCCGCGCTGCGCCCGCCGGCCGATCTGTGGACGCCGTCCGTCGCCCCGGAGGCAGGCCTCGCCGCAACCGCGCGATGGTATCGTGCCAACGGATTGCTATAG